In Deinococcus betulae, the sequence CCCCTGCGCCGCGCGGCCCTGCGCCTGACCGCTCCCTTTAGCCTGCTGGGAACGCCGGTGGTGACGCTGCCCACAGGTCTGCCCTTTGTGGGCGCGCAACTGGTGGGCCACCACGGTCAGGACGAGCATCTGCTGGGCCTGGCCCTGAGCCTAGAGGGCAGCCAGTGAAGCGCGGTTGGCCAGTCCTGGTGCTGCTGGCAGCCTGCGCCCCCACCCAGCAGGCGCAGCCAGTGATGACCTACGAGGGCGAGGTCCGCTTTTTGCTGCTGCCGCAGCGTCTGCGTATCACCTATACCGTTAATCCGGTGACCCACAGCGTTAGCGGGACCTACCGCAACCTGAGCAGCGGCGACGCCTTTGTACTGGAAGGCACGCTGCTCCCCGGCCCGGACGGCGCGACGCTGACTGCTCGCATCACCCCCGCCGAGACCGCCCGGCTGAACGCCAGCGTTCTGGGCTTTGGCGTGAGCAATATTCCCCTCAAGGCCAGTGCCACCCTGAGCGCCTTGGTAGGCCAGGACACCCTGAATGGGGCACTGACGGTTAACGCCCTCCGGTATCCCGTGACGCTGAAACGGCTGCCCTGAAGGGGATTCGCGCGGTTCAGCGCGTAGCATCTGTGCAGAAAATGCTCTAAACTCCCGTGTTCACCCTTACAGCAGTGCTAGGGGGAGGAAAGGCCCCGGAATCCATCCGTTAGGCTGAAGGAGTTGGTTCATACGAAGGCACATCTCATTACCTACGGCTGTCAAATGAACGAGTACGACACGCACCTCGTTCAGTCTCAACTGGTCAGTTTTGGCGCCGATATAGTGGAATCGGTGGACGAGGCCGATTTCGTCCTGATCAACACCTGCGCCGTACGCGGCAAGCCGGTCGAGAAGGTGCGCAGCGTCCTGGGCAAGTTGCGCAAGGCCAAAGAGCACCGCCCGTTGGTGGTGGGCATGATGGGCTGCCTGGCGCAGCTGGAAGAAGGGCAGCAGATGGCCCGCAAGTTTGGCGTGGACGTGCTGCTGGGACCAGGCAGTCTGCTGGACATCGGCAAGGCGCTGGAAACCAACGACCGGTTCTGGGGGCTGGCCTTCAAGGATGAGCTGCACGACCACATTCCGCCGCCGCCCACCGGCAAATTGCAGGCGCACCTGACCATCATGCGCGGCTGCGACCACCACTGCACCTACTGCATCGTGCCCACCACGCGCGGGCCACAGGTCAGCCGCCACCCGGACGATATTCTGCGCGAGCTGGACACCCTCCTGGCAGCGGGCGTGCAGGAAGTGACCCTGCTGGGCCAGAACGTGAATGCCTACGGGGTAGACGGCGGGGCACGGCTGGGTGGTTACCCGAGTTTTGCCAACCTCCTGCGCCTGGTCGGCCAGAGCGGCGTCCAGCGCATCAAGTTCACGACCAGTCACCCCATGAACTTCACCGAGGACGTGGCCGCCGCGATGGCCGAAACCTCGGCTGTGTGCGAGTACGTGCATCTGCCGGTGCAAAGTGGCAGCAGCCGTGTGCTTAGACGCATGGCCCGCGAATACACCCGCGAGAAGTACCTGGCCCACATTGCCGATATCCGCAAGCACATGCCGGACGTAGTGCTGGCCACCGACATCATCGTGGGCTTTCCCGGCGAGACTGAGGAGGACTTTCAGGAGACCCTCAGCCTTTACGACGAGGTGGGCTACGACAGCGCCTATATGTTCGCCTACAGCGCCCGCCCCGGCACGCCCAGCTACAAGCACTTTGACGACCTGCCGCGCGAGGTCAAGACTGAGCGCCTGAGCCGCCTGATCACCAAACAGAAAGACTGGAGTGCCCGTAAGAACGCCGGGAAAATTGGCACGGTGCAGGAGGTGCTGCTGCGCGGCGACGCCCACGACGCCAACTTTCTGGAGGGCCACACGCGCGGCAACCACCCCACGGTCGTTCCCAAGGTCATGGGCATAACGGGCGCAGGCATCTATCAGGTGCGTATCAACCACGCCACGCCACATGTCATGTACGGCAAGCTGCTGGACGCCCAGGGCAACGAGCTTCCCGAACTGCCCAAGCACAACCCCGAAGCGGCGGCCCTGAGTGCGCCGCTGGCGATGGCCTGAGCCGCGCCGCCCAATGTCCTTTAAGCCCGCCTGAAGACACCCTCAGGCGGGCGTCACATTCGGGTCAGGGTGAGCGGGCACAGTGAAGCGCATGAAACGACTGGGTGTGGTGACGGCAGGACTGGCAGGACTTCTGGCTGGGTGCGGCAGCTTCGGCGCGGCGCCAGATGGCAGCGGCGGCGGCCGCATCGAGCAGATGAGGACGGAATACAAGCTGGGCAGCACATTCATCGCCTGCGACAACATCGCCAACAATGTTGGGCGCAGCAGCCAGACCCAGGTGGGCGTGCGCTTCGTTCTCTCGGGCAGCATCAGCACCGTCACGGTGTCGCTGAAGGGCGTGAACTCAAGCCAGTACGACAACAACTTCAAAGAGACCTTTACCCGCGACCAGCTGCAATCGGTAGACACCAACACCTACCGCGCGCTTTTCAATGCCAACTCGGCCACAGGCGCTTTCCTGCCGCAGGCCATTGTGGTCAATCCAGCGCCCGTCAAGATCAAGACCGTGACCGCGTCAGACCAGGTAGGCGAGTTCTACGCCCAACTGGACGTGAACACCGGCTCGGCCACCTACTCCTTTAACGGCAACAGCGCGCCGTTCCGCGTTCCGGTGTACCGCAACTGCACGGTCACGGGCGACACTGGCGAGAACGTCTAAAGTTCATCCGCCCTGTAGGGCTCAAGATCAGAGCCTGTCCAGACGCCTTTTGCACCGCCGCTACTTGGGGCGGTGTCTTTTTCTCTTTTCTTCTGGGGCGCTCAAGACCCCATCACACACGCGTCAGCTTGGAGAGGCACAGTGAGAGGCATGAAGAAAGCCGCTTTGCTCTCTCTCGGTCTATCTGGGCTGCTCGCCAGCTGTAACGTCACGGTGGTAGGGCCCTCGGTTGACCCAGTGCGTAACTTTCAGCTTCAGGCCTACCAAAGCCAGTACACGCTGCCCGCTGACTACACGGATACGCGCACAGGCACGGTGTATCCCAAAGGCACATCTATCATTTGCGACAACCTCAACACCCGGCTGAGCGTCACGCTGGACTGGAACGGCACCATCAGTGAGGTGGGCGCCCGTCTGGTGGGACGCGACACGGGCACCACGCGCCGCGTGTACTCCAACCCGCTGGGCGACATGTATTCCAGCAGACCCTCCACGTTTGAATTTGTGGTGGGGCCGAACACCGCGCCCCTGAGCCTG encodes:
- the miaB gene encoding tRNA (N6-isopentenyl adenosine(37)-C2)-methylthiotransferase MiaB; amino-acid sequence: MVHTKAHLITYGCQMNEYDTHLVQSQLVSFGADIVESVDEADFVLINTCAVRGKPVEKVRSVLGKLRKAKEHRPLVVGMMGCLAQLEEGQQMARKFGVDVLLGPGSLLDIGKALETNDRFWGLAFKDELHDHIPPPPTGKLQAHLTIMRGCDHHCTYCIVPTTRGPQVSRHPDDILRELDTLLAAGVQEVTLLGQNVNAYGVDGGARLGGYPSFANLLRLVGQSGVQRIKFTTSHPMNFTEDVAAAMAETSAVCEYVHLPVQSGSSRVLRRMAREYTREKYLAHIADIRKHMPDVVLATDIIVGFPGETEEDFQETLSLYDEVGYDSAYMFAYSARPGTPSYKHFDDLPREVKTERLSRLITKQKDWSARKNAGKIGTVQEVLLRGDAHDANFLEGHTRGNHPTVVPKVMGITGAGIYQVRINHATPHVMYGKLLDAQGNELPELPKHNPEAAALSAPLAMA